The genomic DNA AGCAGGTTTTGAGCTTATTCAAAAAGTTATTACGACCTCAAATCGGTTTTTAGAAGCAAATAATGCTTTATTCCAAAGTAGGGTTAAACAGAATTATATAAAACATGTTCATGGCGATTTACACTTTGGCAATATTTTTATTGACCGTGAAAACATTGTACTTATCGATTGTATAGAATTTGAAGAAGATTATAACAAAATAGATTTATTAGACGATCTGGCAGCCATATTAGTGGATTTCGATTTTTTTGGAAGACCATATGCTGCCACAAGCTTTATAAACGAATATATATCACATTACAAAGGTAAAACCCCAATGAACGATGCATTGTTAAATTACTATAAAATGCATCGATCGGTTACAAAGTTTAGTGTAAACATAATGGGAGAGGATGATGAGAACATAGTTAACGCAAAAAAATATTACGCTTTAATAAAACAATATGAAAACCTAATTATAGCATAGAATAAAAATATAAGTTTATAATAACGAACGTTTTATAATATTTTGTAACTTAGAAACTATATTATTTCCAATTAACGTGAAATGAAATCTATTTATATTTTTATTGGGATTATGATGATGTTTTTCTCATGTAAAGCATCAAAATCAACTGCAACTCAAGCTGAGATAGATTTCCTCAATTCTCTAGTAAACAAGCAAGCGTTCACCATTAAATCAGACCGAGCCTATCCCCAAGTAACAAATGCGTTGCAACAAGTTCTTAATTCGGGGTTAATGCAACCTGGGAGTAATTCAAGTGTTATTTCTTTAATTGGAAATTATAATTTTTTAACTATATCTAAAGACAGTGTTTCGTCCTTTTTACCATATTTTGGAGAAAGACAGATGCAAGTTGCTTATAATGGAGGAGATAGTGCGATACAGTTTGATGGAATTTCAGAAGACTATAAAGCTGTTCAAAATAAGGATCATAGTTATACCATTTCATTTCAAGCAAAGAGTAAATTAGAACATTTTCAAGTATTCATTAAATTATTCCCAAACTTAAAAACACATATAACAGTAAATGGAAATTCTAGGTTTCCAATTAGTTACTCCGGGGATTTGGAATTAATAGATAAGAATACTGTTAAATAATATAAATGTTAAGTTTCTTCAAATTTTAACGAAATACAACTTGTATGATCTGCTGCAGATCATTAGGCTAAATTTCACAACTATTTCCTGTTACCAAACGTGTAGAATGATTATAAATTAGTAATAATTTCGTTTTTAATAATCGATACGAAAACAAATTCCTACAAAATTTACTACATTTAAGAATTCCTAAAAATAATTAATAGAAAATCAATATTAAGCTTTTTGATCTAAATCAAGGACCAATAGCTTGTCTTAAATAAGAAACTAAAACTATTAATTATGAAAAAATGTATTTATTTTTTAGCCTTACTAATTATTTCAACATCATGTAGAAAACATGAGAAAAAACAAGAGGTAGTTGATTTAGCTACAGGACCATCGTCTACAACCACCTGTAAAAATACTTATTCAGAGACTAACGATGTTCAAATTGAAAAAGATAAAATTTTTAGTTTACTTTCCTTAGCAGTGGTGTATAAAAACTGGCAAACTCCAGAAACTAATCCAGTTAGAGGGTACAATATTGGTTCTGTATTAATTGCACCATCAGGTCAAGTTGTTAAATGGGCTAGAAACTGTGTGGATACCACAGCTAATAGCACACAACATGGAGAGGTTAGACTCATGACGAGTTATTTAGGCATGACACAATATTTTTCGTTAAAAAATGAAGATGACAACCCCTATACATTATACACATCATTAGAACCATGTGCGATGTGCAGTGGAATGATGACATTGCAATCATTAAATAGAACTGTTTATAGCCAAACAGACCCAGATTTTGGAAAAGCTATCCAACGGTTAGAATTTGATGCTGCAGATTACGGCGGGTGTCCGCCATATCCAAGAGCCGTAATTAGTGATGTGTCTCCATCAATATATCGTTTTATGTTAGATACAGCTTACGTTAATTATTTGAAAAAAGGCTATGATAGAAGTATTACTAAATTTCTAACAACAGAAAACGCCAGAGTTATATATGCCAGCGCTGTAGATGCATTATTAAATTATCAGGTCGCTTATCCAGAAAATCAAAGCGCATTAAATAATGCTATTTCGTATTATAATAATATAGTTTCTGATACCTATACACCTTTAGACGATGATGATGATTTAGTTACTACAGTTTTTACAATCAAGGGGGCTAACACTACTACAGGTACAACAGATGTATATAAAACCTATGGAGGCAATTTATATCAAATAAGCAATAGCCAAGTGTTTACTACATTAAATGATATTGATGGCGATGTATTTTTTACTATAATTAATAGCGCTAATCCATCTGAATATGCCATTATTGATTCCGGAGCAAATATTAATACAGGGGAAGCTTTAGTTAATGTTATGTATCAATATGGTGTGTCCTGTACCGTGACTAAGGAAAAAGAAGAAAACGGTGTTTATTATTTCACTATTGATACAGCAATAACACATGATAATGATTGTAAATGGAATGGTTCTGAATGTGAACCAATTTAAATTAAGGGAGTCAATAAATTGCACTGATTAAAAGTAATCTGAAATTACTAAATATGTCTGGACAGCTATTAATAGAAACAAAAGAGACATCTCAATTAGATATGACAGGGTTTAAATCAGGAATTTATATACTGCAAGTTAATGCCGGAAAGCAAACTAAATTCATTAAAATTGTTAAGCAATAAAGTTTCTTTTTGCTATTTATAAATAAAGTTTTTAAAATAATTTTAAAAAGGGTGTTAAAATGACACTTTTAACACCCTTTTTTAATACAGTAACGTTGATCTAACTAACCAGAATGTAAAGACTTTTTGAGGTTTAAAAACTTACTCCTTTCAAATCCATATGTTTTTCTTATATTAGAGGAGAAGTTAAAATCCTCAAAACCATCTTCTTATATCTCTTAATTATGGTGTTTTTATAGATGCCATTTAGAGTGAAAAATTTACATTTTAAAATCTTAATATTAATTCTATGCTTGCCTTCGGGAGGGATTCTATTATTGAAGGCATTTGGTTTTACTCAAATGTATGCTTCTGTTTACAGCCTATTTATCCCTTCCATTTTATTACTTTTTTTAATAACAAGCATTACTTACAAAAGCCATCGGGAGCTTTTTCACCTTGTCATTATAGGCGCTTTTGGAGGTTTAATAGGAACCTTTGGGTACGATCTTATTCGTGTACCATTCATACTTATGGGGAGTCGCATATTTGCACCAATAAACATGTATGGTGTTTGGATTACCGATGCCTCTTCCGGTAGCCATTTTTCAGATACTATCGGATGGCTATATCACTTTTCTAATGGTATAACTTTTGGCATTATGTATGCCTTATTTATGAAAAATAAAAGCTTTTGGTGGGCCATTGCTTATGCACTTTTATTAGAAACGATATTTGTTATCTCGCCTTTTGGGGAACTATTCGGGCTTAGGTCTAAGCCACTTTCATTAGTGGCAGCTTATCTCGGCCATGTTGCCTATGGTTACCCGCTGGGGAAAATGGTTCAAAATTACACCAAGACCATTGAAAGTTTAAAGTTTTTTAAAAAAGGATTGATGCTAAGTGCTGGGGCGATAAGTCTAATAGTGATCATGATGTTGTTTCAATTTCACTCTGAAACAAAAGAAACCGAAGTTATTTTTACTTCCCAAGGATTAAAACCACATATTATAAGAGTAAATCACGGAGAATCAATAAAACTAAAGAGTCAAATGAATTCTGTTATCACCGTTTTGATCAATGGAGAAGCACTAAGCTTACAACCAAAACAAGAAATTCTTAAAAAAATTGATCAACCTGGTATATTTCAAGTAAAAATTAAGGAACACCAAGCTATCAATAGCATTTTTATACTCAATGAACCAGTAGAAAATTTTAATCAAACACCTTAGCACAATGGAATTTAATTACAACAAGTCAACCCTGAATTCTATATTGAAAAATGCACTCTATTATTTTTTATGGGGACTTGCGTTTAATGTACTCGTTTTTATAGTCATCTGGATTTTAAGTAAGTGGAAATTTATGCAGGTTTTTCAAAATCCCTTCTTAAACCCCTTTAAAAATATTTGGTTTTGGATTATCATGGGAGCTGTTATAGGGTGGTTTAAGCGAAAGCAAAACATAAAAATGACTTTAAAACGATGGGGGAGAACCTTTCTGTATATTTTTATCTTTGGAGCCTTTATCACGTCTTTACAATTGTATTATGTCCATAGAAAAAATGGTGGATGGAATGGTTTAACGGGACCGGAATGTGTACATAAATACCAACATTACTTTTTAATAAAATCCAAACAGCATTTTGCAAATCTTGATAATTGTTTAATTGGAAAAAAAGCACAAAAAGACCCGGATTATAAAGCCTCACCGTATAGGTATAGACATCTTGAGGATTTTAAAGGACAGTTAATTGATTACGATATTATAAACCCTAAAATCATCTGGGGACTAATTATTTTCAGTTTAATAATTATTATAGAGCTTTTTAGAAAACAAGGCCCTATTAGAACATATAAAGGTATAAGTTGCTATGTGAATTATTGGCAAGAAGGCTTTTCAGCTTATAAGAAAGCACAGTTAGAACTTGTTTTTCTGGGCGCTTCTTCAATTTTAATTCTACTATTCCTACTTCCTAAAATTAATGGGTTGCCTAATAGTAAAATTCCAATTTTTCTAGCCATAGCCATAGCAGTTGTGGTACTTAGGGAGGTTATAAAAAAGCCTAACGGCACCTATTTTTCATCATCCAAATCATTACAATTATTCTATTTTATGATAGGTGTATTACTATCCTGTATTTTACTCATAATTTCAGCTGGTAAAGGGTTCTATTTATTAATTCTTATAAGTATAGTTGGCTATCTCGTAATTTCAAAGTTAGCAGTATTTCCTATGGTAAAAGTCGTTATACTACTAATGGTTCTATTAGATGTAGATACTATGTTTGGATTAGATGATGGTACATGGAATGAAGGAACAAATATATTAGACGATTCCGATGGAGATATTTCAGTAAATCAAGCAGAAGAAAATGGGGGGGCGGCTGCTCTGGTTGCAGACATAGCCCAAGAAGATGAAGAAGAGGAGGAGGAGGAAGAACCACGTGGACGTAGAGACCCTTTTGATGCTTTGATTTTTAATCCAGAGATCTCCACCAAAGAATACATAATAGAGAAGGTGCTAGATTTAAAAGAACGTCTTGAAGGTCTAAAAGAAAATGGTGCGTCAAGTGATCAGGGTAATATAGACAGAGCGATAAAAGATCTTAATACGATTTTAGAAGCCGTGAGTAGTAATCAAGAATTGTCAATTCAGGATATTGATGAAATCAACAACATTATGGAATATCCAAACAGCGTATATAAATCTTTAACGAGTAGTTGATCGAAACAAACTTTATAAATCTAAATCTATGTTATTCAAAGATATTGCATTTGTAAAAACAAGTTTAAGAATCATGTATAACCATATGAAAAGTAGGTTAAATAAGGTTTTAACCATTTTACTAATCATATCCTCTGGCTTAACATGGGGGCAATCTCATGAATTATCTGGCGAATGGGTTATACAGTTTGGAGGAAGTAATAAAAGTGAAGCTACAGTATCCCAAACAGGAGAACAACTCGTGTTTTGGATCAAGGTAAAAGATGAGTTATTGACATACACAGGAACGATAGAGAACGATTCTATAGAATTATCACAACCAACCGATGGAAATTGGGAAAGCGCAGAAGAGCGAGAATGTCATAAACAAATAATGGCACAACCTGAATTGTATCCAAATTACAAAAGCACTATAAAATTAAAGGTTAAAGACAATACAATGGAAGGTAGTTATACGTTTACCAAGACTATTTCCTGTGAAGAAGATGTTGTCATTACAATTTCAGAACCTAAAACTGTTAAACTCACTCCAGTGAATTATTGCTACTGGATTTCGAGTAAGCGTATCTTGAAAGCTCCTAATAATAAGTTAGAATTACAAGATACTATTTATAAAAGCGAGCAATACATAAAAGACTTGGTGGTAGATGAAAAGGGTAATCGTTTATACTGGGCAGAAGGCAATCATATTTATAGTGTTAATCAGAAGGGAAAGTCTAAATTAACTATGACTACGGCTAAAGAAGCAGTATTTAGCCCTCATAGTTTGGCAGTTGATAATAAGAATAGTAAACTGTTTTGGATTGAAGGTGATAGTATTATGTCTACACCACTAAGAAATAATCTCAGGACATCTATAAGAAGGGAACCCAATTCTCCAATAGGTTTGAAAATAGATGAATCAAACGAAAAACTATATTGGATTGCACAAAGTAACAGCAGTATAAGGCGATCTAATTTAGATGGATCGGAAGCAGAAGATTTTGTTACAAATATCACTGCTACGTATTTGGATATAGATGAAAAGAAGAAAGTGCTTTATTTCACAACCTATGGAGAAATTAAGAAAGTCGCTTTAAATGATCCAGGCAGTATTAGCGATGTACGAACAGGTTTAAATGAGCCAAAAGATGTATTCGTTGATTCTGAGTCTAACAGACTCTTTTGGATAGAGTCTGGTAGCCTGACAAAGTATATTGTTAGGTCCCCTATAAGATTCAAAAAAAGAAAAGACACCATACTGGCAAAATACAGCATAAATGATTTAACCTTAGGACCAAAGGGTCCATCTTCTTACGATGAAGTAAAAATTGAAGGGAGTTTAATGCTCAAAGAGTCCGTTGCTGGTAAATCATTACTACAAGAACTGATTAAAAACGATACCTACTATCAAGTGCTTTTATCCGAATATGCTAGTCAGGAATCCGATTTTAATTTAACCGATACCCGATTATTGCTATTGTGGGGAGAAAAGTTTCCTAAACGCCGTCATCGAGGTAACAATATTGTTTTTACATCTTCAGATCCTAAAATAAAATATCAGGAATACGATACCTGGAATTATAGATTAGATGACACCCAAAGAGATAAGTATAATAATTATCCTTTGTGGTTAACAAAAAATAGTGGATTAAAAGCACGAACCTGGGACATGGCATGGAAATTTGTTAAAGATTCCTTAGGACAAACTGGTTTGGATTCCATAAAAGAGATGGATCATATGCTTGTACTAGCTACACCCACAGACGGCGTAACACCAGGGCTAAAAAGCTTTACGATGAACGATGCTGAAGCCGACTGGTATTTAAAATCTGGAAACACTAATGCATCTATGCGTTTTTTTAGAAAGTTACCTAACGGTAATGAGGAAACCATTCAAAATATCTATGCGGGCGATCCTTTTTTTATTGAAGTAAATCTTTCTAAAGAATTACCTATCAGTATTTTAGACTTATCTTTTTTTATTGATAATCAGCCATTGCAAATGGGTAGAATAAACCTTAAAGCATCTAAGCAGCGAAATAAGAAAGTCTACAGAACAAGTTCAATAACATTACAAGAATTTTCACAAAATGGCGGTCAATTACAAATAGGTATGCAAGGTGGCGCCCAAAGTGTATGCAAAGTAGGTAGTATTTTTAAAGCTGCAGTTTCTAACAATGCTTTGTTTAATAACGGCATTGCACCATCCAGTTCAGCACCTTTAACAAATCCAACGTCATCATTATGGCATAAAACCTTAGGAGAAACCATAGCACTAACTAACCTTTCTATTCCCGAAGATGAGTGGGAACGCTCCTTAAGAAAGCCTATTGAAACTTTTACGAATATGGATATTTCTGAGCCCATAAGATCGGTTATAGACTACTTAAAAGGGCGAAGGAGTTCAAATAGACCACATAGTTATTCCAACAGTTGTACTGTAATGTTGGGGGATTACAGTGCCATGATATTACTTAAACGGTATTTTGTTCAACACATGACAAGTTATTCCGATTCATTACAGAAAAAAGAAAACGACGCTATTTTTCGATATGGTTTTTGGGAGATGATGAGACCACAAATGTCTGATGAGAATTTTCCTTTAGGGCATATTGAAGTAACCGATGATGAAGTTCCTCTAAGACAGGCGTTTTCAAAAAACTATATTTTAGAGAAATATAGCGATCCAAAAGATGCCGAACGCTGGATAAAAGCTGCAAAAAAAGACGGGTTTACCAAATATTTAAACTCAGTTGAACGCTCCTTAGCTGTTGCTAAAGGCATAGATGATAAAGAAATTAAAAAGCTTATGGAGTTAACGGGCTTTGGTTTTAAAGCCATGATAGACTTGGTAACGTCCGATTTGCAGAAGAAAAAGTACGATCCAGAAAGTGATTTGGATTGTGAAGTGACTCCACATATATGGGAACCAGATTACACAGGACGTAATTGGGTGAAAACCATGAGTAGTACTGCCAAGCACTGTAGAGCGAATGATGACCTTCAGGCAGCAGGGACCGATGTTTTGTTGGCATCTGCTAGTCTATTGGTATTTCCTATTGGAGCTGTTGGAGCCTATGGAAAGGTTGCAGCTGCGGTATATGGTGCAGCCCTTGGAAGTGGGGAAATTATACGGGATAATATTAAGTTTAGTGATGAAGATAGAGAATTAGACTTTTCAGCAGGTTCATTTGCTCTTTTAGGAACCGAACGTTATGCTATGGCTAAACTTAAAGTAACCCCAACATGGGCTAGAATGCTGTCTTATTTTGGTGGTGGATTGGGGGTCGCTGGGGATGCTTTCGATATTTTAAAGTTTGTGGGCAAAGTAGATATGGCCAGTGCTTATCGTAAATTGCCAGGCATTCTAAATGATATTAACAGTAAAGGCGCTTTGGATGCTTATCAGGCGATGTCAAAAAATAACAAAGCCCGGTTTCTATTGCTTTTAGGAGAAGCTGAAGAATTAAAACGCCTTCCTACCGATCAGTTAAGTGATGCCCAAAAGCGTTTAATGATGGCTGCTGAGCAATTTTCGGAAGAATTAGATGTTGCCGCAAAAGCTAAAAAAACCATCACGCAAAATAGCGATGCTGCTGTAAGTTTAAGTGAAGGTTTACCCTCAAATTTAAAGGATAAAGTACCAATTATTAAAGATGATGCCTTACCTGGCAGTTCAGTACGTATAGAGTATGAATTGGATACCAATGGGTTTCTGTCAAAAATAAAGCTTAGAGCAGGAAAGAGTGCTACTGTACAACATATAGCTGAGCATGTTCCTACATTAACTAAAATGAAAGAATTTGAGGCAACAGCGAGCCGGGCAGCAAATTTATATCGAAAAATTAGGCATTGGTATCGTCGGATTTTCAAAGGGGATCCTCCGTTAGGCTCAAAAGCCTGGGAGTCTATGCAGGAAATTCAAAAATTGAATGCGATTATCGATAATAGGTTAGGCAAATTAGCTTCTGGAATAGATGCTGTAGACCCTCAGGTACTCACCAAAGAACTTCAGTATTTAACCAAGCAATTAACAGAACATCAAAAAACATTCGAGAAATTTATAAATAACCCAGCACTAGGACGTGGTTTTGTGGCCGCAGATGGCTTAGAAGCAGCCAACTCTAAGGCAAGAGTTGCTACACGTAACATGTTGGATGATCTGGCTGATACCCGTATTCCTTCTAATAAAAGTGTACTTTGTGCCCAAGCCAAACGTATAAAAAAGGCTTTAGCGTATTTAGATACTAGCAATCCTCAGTTTTTAAATGATCTTCTTGACATCGTGGTGCGTCGAAGTGATGCACGTACCTTTAATCAACTCACAAAAATACTTGAAGGTATCGCGCAAATTGATAACCTATCACCAAGTCATTTTAAAGGGATCAAAAGCTTTTTAGAAGCTACAGGGGATATGGAAGCTTTGGGGGTTATTTTTCAGCGTGCCACTAGGGGAGGTGATCCCGATATAGTTAGGACTATTTTAGGAAGTATGGGAAAAATGGCTCAAAACGAAAAAGCTCTAGGGGGCATGGCTTCCTATATTAAAAGAATGGGTTATGAGGTTGGTACGGTAAGTAAATTAAGAGACCTTATTGAAAAGACAGATGCTATGAGCTTTACGGACGATCTGTTTGAAGTAGTGCATACATTTCGAAATAATGATGGATTTCATAAAGTACTGCAGAACCTATCCAGAAATGCCGATAATGGAACATATATAGATGACCTCGCTGAGTTTATGGAAGGTGTTGATGAACTTGACAAATTTGTAGACTTAAACGCGTTTAATGATATTGCATTTAAAGGGGCATTAGGGCATATTTTTGCAGCTAAAGAACTGATTAAGAAATATAACCCCAGTCAGCTAATATTCGAATTTAGAGTTCCAAATGCTCAATTTAAAGATTTTAGATTCATTGATATTCTGGTGGCTAGTGATGATTTAGAAGATGTTTTAAAAATTGTTGAGATCAAGGAATATTCTAAATTGGAAGGTCTTTTTAAGTTTGGGATTAAAAAACAATTTGCTAAAGATATTTTTATAGCACATTTAAATGGTTTGTCTCTAACTTCAGGTGTACGATGGATGATAAGTAAATCTGTGTTAATAGAAGGAAGGCGAGCAGCACAACTATTAAAACTGAAAAAAGAGTTTTTAAAAGTGTTTGATAATGCATCATTAAAGAAGAAGTTTTTCTGCAATATGAGCAAAACCGAGATAGATGCTTTTAAGGCAGAAATACAAGACAATTTTGATGAAATATTTAAGTTTTTCTAAATAACGTGAATCTTGTTTAAGAGTTCAAGATGTCACTTCGTGTCCCGAACTTGCTTCGGGATGTATCGAGAAGCTTTTTTTGTCGAAAATTTATTTGTTTTCGATACGATTTTTTGCAAAAATCACTAACTGACATAAATTTTCTTATCAAAGATTCACTTATATAATTAAATTCCTAGATGATTTATTGTGAGTAATGGCTGTAAAAGTTAGTATTTCAAAGCCTTTATATTAAATTCTATACACATCATATACCTTTTCTAAACCAATCAAATTCCGATAATTCAACAGGGAAAACCCTATAAAATTAATCAGGAAAAATCACCCTGACAAAAGGGGAAACTTCATTAATATCAGTTGCTTATAACATGTAATTTTGAATAAGAAATTACTGATCACACCTATTTAGCCATTTGTAATAAAGACTATAAACAAAATAGTGGGAATAACCTGAAAAGCCACTATAAAAGGGAGTAGGGATTTATTTTAATACATTTTAATATGGATGATTGCTCAAGAAAAACAGCAGAAGATTTTGTAAACTACCTGATAGTTCAGGACAACTCAAAGGAAATCCTTTCCTTAAAAAATCATGATCAAGTACTAGAGCTTGCTAAAGCTAAAGGCTACGAAATTAATCTGGCAGAACTTCAACGAGAAATGAAAAGGTTAGTTACTTTTTCTCTTTCAAGAAAGGGGGTTCCACAATGGGTAGTAGACCGTATGTCTGTTGATGTACATGATTAATTTACTTGAGCACTGTACAACTTTTGCAGTGCTCATATTTTTTGTTATGATTCTAAAATTTAAAAAATATGTTTAAAATAATTGATGATTTTTATGATAACCCTGATGAAATTAGAGACTTTGCTTTAAAGTGTACCTATAAAAAACCTATTTCTGCCAAGTGGAATGGGCTTCGATCTGTAGAAAAACATACCTCTACTAAAAGTACGCTTTTTAAAATAGCCGAGCTTTTAAATTTGGAAAATAAACCTAATTGGAAACAGATAGAAATTTCAGATAATTTTTGGCAACGCGCTTCAGTTGGAATGTTTAATACGTTATACTCTGGTGAACAAGATACCATTCATTTTCATTATTTCACTGGGCGATGGTCCGGCGTATGTTATCTGGCTCCAGAACAGTTTTGCAAGGGAAAAACGGCTTTAACATTCTTTCGTCACAAAGAAAAAGATATAACAACTGTAAATGCTTTAGGTGAAAAGGACGTATTAAGTATCAAAAAAGATCTTGAGAATGAAAGTTTATGGGAAGTTATTGATACAGTAGAAATGAAATACAACAGAATGATTGTTTTTGATGGTCAATATTTTCACAAAGCTTCAGACGGGTTTGGCACCAGTCCCAGCAATTGTCGTTTAACCCAACTTTTTGGCTTTAATTGATACATTAAAACAGCTTCAAATGAGTTTAAAAGTTATATTTATTGGTACCATTATCCATTTATTGGTTTATTCAGCATCATTTGGTTTCATTAAAAATCAATTTCGAGTATATCCTATAGGTGGCTTGTATTTAAATTCATTCTTGTTTAGTGCCGTTGAAATCATTTTATTTATAACACTTGCCAGCGGAGTTTTCTATAATACCAAAATATTAAGCTTAATACTTTTTATTACTTTATCATTGTACATATTAAATTTTTCAAAACGCCTATCTAATCATTTAATATTAGTTTGGTTTATAGTTTTGTACAATACCATATTACATTTCTTATCTGTTCCGAGCAAGGAAGAAAGTTTAAATTCCTTTATTCAGGCTTTGTTTCTGTTAACACTTTTTTTTGCCGGATTTCATAAACTGAATAGCAGTTTTTTTAATTTTCAGACTAGTTGCGGGTCAGGTAGTTTATTACAACTGGCTTTATTAAAAGGAATGAAGTTAAATCGCGTTAATAATGCATTTATAATTTTTGGAATTTACTTTGTAGTTTTCTTAGAGTGTTATAGCTTATTACCATTGTTTTTTGATGTATTTACACCTGTATATATAATACTTATTAGTTTGCTCATCATAGGTTTTGGATACATT from Flavivirga abyssicola includes the following:
- a CDS encoding DUF4251 domain-containing protein, yielding MKSIYIFIGIMMMFFSCKASKSTATQAEIDFLNSLVNKQAFTIKSDRAYPQVTNALQQVLNSGLMQPGSNSSVISLIGNYNFLTISKDSVSSFLPYFGERQMQVAYNGGDSAIQFDGISEDYKAVQNKDHSYTISFQAKSKLEHFQVFIKLFPNLKTHITVNGNSRFPISYSGDLELIDKNTVK
- a CDS encoding nucleoside deaminase; translated protein: MKKCIYFLALLIISTSCRKHEKKQEVVDLATGPSSTTTCKNTYSETNDVQIEKDKIFSLLSLAVVYKNWQTPETNPVRGYNIGSVLIAPSGQVVKWARNCVDTTANSTQHGEVRLMTSYLGMTQYFSLKNEDDNPYTLYTSLEPCAMCSGMMTLQSLNRTVYSQTDPDFGKAIQRLEFDAADYGGCPPYPRAVISDVSPSIYRFMLDTAYVNYLKKGYDRSITKFLTTENARVIYASAVDALLNYQVAYPENQSALNNAISYYNNIVSDTYTPLDDDDDLVTTVFTIKGANTTTGTTDVYKTYGGNLYQISNSQVFTTLNDIDGDVFFTIINSANPSEYAIIDSGANINTGEALVNVMYQYGVSCTVTKEKEENGVYYFTIDTAITHDNDCKWNGSECEPI
- a CDS encoding T9SS type A sorting domain-containing protein — its product is MKLLNMSGQLLIETKETSQLDMTGFKSGIYILQVNAGKQTKFIKIVKQ
- a CDS encoding RNA-binding protein, with the protein product MLFKDIAFVKTSLRIMYNHMKSRLNKVLTILLIISSGLTWGQSHELSGEWVIQFGGSNKSEATVSQTGEQLVFWIKVKDELLTYTGTIENDSIELSQPTDGNWESAEERECHKQIMAQPELYPNYKSTIKLKVKDNTMEGSYTFTKTISCEEDVVITISEPKTVKLTPVNYCYWISSKRILKAPNNKLELQDTIYKSEQYIKDLVVDEKGNRLYWAEGNHIYSVNQKGKSKLTMTTAKEAVFSPHSLAVDNKNSKLFWIEGDSIMSTPLRNNLRTSIRREPNSPIGLKIDESNEKLYWIAQSNSSIRRSNLDGSEAEDFVTNITATYLDIDEKKKVLYFTTYGEIKKVALNDPGSISDVRTGLNEPKDVFVDSESNRLFWIESGSLTKYIVRSPIRFKKRKDTILAKYSINDLTLGPKGPSSYDEVKIEGSLMLKESVAGKSLLQELIKNDTYYQVLLSEYASQESDFNLTDTRLLLLWGEKFPKRRHRGNNIVFTSSDPKIKYQEYDTWNYRLDDTQRDKYNNYPLWLTKNSGLKARTWDMAWKFVKDSLGQTGLDSIKEMDHMLVLATPTDGVTPGLKSFTMNDAEADWYLKSGNTNASMRFFRKLPNGNEETIQNIYAGDPFFIEVNLSKELPISILDLSFFIDNQPLQMGRINLKASKQRNKKVYRTSSITLQEFSQNGGQLQIGMQGGAQSVCKVGSIFKAAVSNNALFNNGIAPSSSAPLTNPTSSLWHKTLGETIALTNLSIPEDEWERSLRKPIETFTNMDISEPIRSVIDYLKGRRSSNRPHSYSNSCTVMLGDYSAMILLKRYFVQHMTSYSDSLQKKENDAIFRYGFWEMMRPQMSDENFPLGHIEVTDDEVPLRQAFSKNYILEKYSDPKDAERWIKAAKKDGFTKYLNSVERSLAVAKGIDDKEIKKLMELTGFGFKAMIDLVTSDLQKKKYDPESDLDCEVTPHIWEPDYTGRNWVKTMSSTAKHCRANDDLQAAGTDVLLASASLLVFPIGAVGAYGKVAAAVYGAALGSGEIIRDNIKFSDEDRELDFSAGSFALLGTERYAMAKLKVTPTWARMLSYFGGGLGVAGDAFDILKFVGKVDMASAYRKLPGILNDINSKGALDAYQAMSKNNKARFLLLLGEAEELKRLPTDQLSDAQKRLMMAAEQFSEELDVAAKAKKTITQNSDAAVSLSEGLPSNLKDKVPIIKDDALPGSSVRIEYELDTNGFLSKIKLRAGKSATVQHIAEHVPTLTKMKEFEATASRAANLYRKIRHWYRRIFKGDPPLGSKAWESMQEIQKLNAIIDNRLGKLASGIDAVDPQVLTKELQYLTKQLTEHQKTFEKFINNPALGRGFVAADGLEAANSKARVATRNMLDDLADTRIPSNKSVLCAQAKRIKKALAYLDTSNPQFLNDLLDIVVRRSDARTFNQLTKILEGIAQIDNLSPSHFKGIKSFLEATGDMEALGVIFQRATRGGDPDIVRTILGSMGKMAQNEKALGGMASYIKRMGYEVGTVSKLRDLIEKTDAMSFTDDLFEVVHTFRNNDGFHKVLQNLSRNADNGTYIDDLAEFMEGVDELDKFVDLNAFNDIAFKGALGHIFAAKELIKKYNPSQLIFEFRVPNAQFKDFRFIDILVASDDLEDVLKIVEIKEYSKLEGLFKFGIKKQFAKDIFIAHLNGLSLTSGVRWMISKSVLIEGRRAAQLLKLKKEFLKVFDNASLKKKFFCNMSKTEIDAFKAEIQDNFDEIFKFF
- a CDS encoding Nif11-like leader peptide family natural product precursor, whose translation is MDDCSRKTAEDFVNYLIVQDNSKEILSLKNHDQVLELAKAKGYEINLAELQREMKRLVTFSLSRKGVPQWVVDRMSVDVHD
- a CDS encoding DUF6445 family protein, with protein sequence MFKIIDDFYDNPDEIRDFALKCTYKKPISAKWNGLRSVEKHTSTKSTLFKIAELLNLENKPNWKQIEISDNFWQRASVGMFNTLYSGEQDTIHFHYFTGRWSGVCYLAPEQFCKGKTALTFFRHKEKDITTVNALGEKDVLSIKKDLENESLWEVIDTVEMKYNRMIVFDGQYFHKASDGFGTSPSNCRLTQLFGFN